Proteins encoded within one genomic window of Bemisia tabaci chromosome 2, PGI_BMITA_v3:
- the Vps35 gene encoding vacuolar protein sorting-associated protein 35, giving the protein MTPQLEEQEKLLEEAMTNVRFQAHQMKMSLDKQKLMDGLKHASSMLSELRTSLLSPKSYYELYMTITDELRYLESYLLEEFRKEQKDRKIPDLYEIVQYAGNIVPRLYLLITVGLVHIQTNSSSKKDLMKDLVEMCRGVQHPLRGLFLRNYLLQCMRNVLPDTPDDPNAAETPEGTVRDSIDFVLMNFAEMNKLWVRMQHQGHSRERERREQEREELKILVGTNLVRLSQLDSVSLDLYKKLVLPGILEQVVSCRDAIAQEYLMECIIQVFPDELHLATLSAFLKSCSELQAGVNVKNVIISLMNRLATFTQKNPSPETAQLFDIFSDQIASIIQCRHEMLVEDMVSLEVSLLDLALKCYPDRIDYVDKVMESTVAIFEKLSLDRIEYYSATSRELTRLMKIPIDEYNDVLRVLELEHYIRLLVCFDYQGRSAIASALVNSALENGTLISTPEQVDAILSMISPMVTDQEDQPSADPDPEDFAEEQGQLGRFIHHLKSENPDQQYLILSAARKHFGRGGPKRIKHTLPSIVFQAYQLAFTYSAIRELDPNWEKKCIKIFQFCHQTITALVKAEYYELPLRLFLQGALAINNIDFNGYENVAYEFFSQAFSLYEEDISESKAQLVALTLIIGVFERLSCFSAENAEPICTQCALAASKLLKKPDQARAVAVSAHLFWSGKTNDGKEMLNGPKVVECLKKVARIVSHCMDLSVQVQLYTELLNSYIYFYEKGNDAITVDLLNDLIGKIRSELPNLENSDETDQIISHFNNSLEHLRNRVECPESEGISYKGLNLNFFGLK; this is encoded by the exons ATGACGCCTCAGTTAGAAGAACAAGAGAAGTTGCTCGAGGAGGCAATGACGAATGTTCGATTTCAGGCGCATCAGATGAAAATGAGTCTTGACAAACAGAAGCTCATGGATGGCTTGAAACATGCGTCCAGTATGCTCAGTGAACTTCGCACATCATTACTCTCTCCCAAGAGTTATTACGAGCTTT ATATGACCATAACTGATGAACTGCGGTACCTCGAAAGCTACCTGTTGGAGGAATTCCGGAAGGAGCAAAAAGATCGCAAAATCCCAGACCTCTACGAAATAGTTCAATATGCTGGGAATATAGTTCCAAGGCT GTATTTGTTAATCACTGTTGGCCTAGTCCACATTCAGACAAACTCATCTTCTAAGAAGGATTTAATGAAGGATCTGGTTGAAATGTGTCGAGGTGTACAGCATCCACTGCGCGGATTGTTCCTACGAAATTACCTGTTGCAGTGCATGCGCAATGTTCTCCCGGATACTCCTGATGACCCCAACGCTGCGGAGACCCCCGAAGGAACT GTCAGAGACTCTATTGATTTTGTACTGATGAATTTTGCTGAGATGAACAAGCTCTGGGTTCGTATGCAACACCAGGGACACTCGAGAGAGCGTGAAAGACGCGAACAAGAGCGGGAGGAGCTAAAGATTTTAGTTGGAACCAACCTTGTTCGGTTATCACAATTAGACTCAGTCAGTCTAGACTTGTATAAGAAG TTGGTTCTGCCGGGAATTTTAGAGCAAGTTGTCAGCTGTAGGGATGCAATAGCACAAGAATATTTAATGGAATGCATAATTCAG GTCTTCCCTGATGAATTACATCTAGCAACGTTGAGTGCATTTTTGAAATCGTGTTCAGAACTTCAAGCAGGAGTTAATGTGAAAAATGTTATAATATCACTAATGAATCGACTAGCCACCTTCACGCAGAAAAACCCATCACCAGAAACTGCTCAGCTCTTTGACatattttcagatcaaattgcatcTATCATCCAA tGTCGGCATGAAATGTTAGTTGAGGACATGGTCTCTCTAGAAGTTTCCCTCCTTGATCTAGCCTTGAAATGCTATCCAGATCGAATTGACTATGTGGACAAAGTTATGGAATCAACTGTGGCTATCTTTGAGAAGCTCAGCTTAGACAG gatTGAATACTATAGTGCAACGTCTCGTGAGTTGACACGCCTTATGAAAATCCCCATCGACGAATATAATGATGTATTGCGAGTCCTGGAGCTGGAGCACTACATTCGTCTACTTGTGTGCTTCGACTATCAAGGGCGGAGTGCGATTGCATCGGCACTTGTAAACAGTGCGCTAGAAAACGGAACTTTGATCTCAACGCCGGAACAGGTCGATGCGATCCTGTCGATGATTTCGCCAATGGTTACGGACCAAGAAGATCAGCCTTCAGCAGATCCTGACCCCGAAGACTTTGCTGAAGAGCAAGGCCAACTTGGGCGTTTTATTCACCATCTAAAGTCTGAGAATCCAGACCAACAGTATTTAATTCTGAGCGCAGCGCGGAAGCATTTTGGCAGAGGCGGCCCTAAACGAATCAAGCATACCCTCCCCTCGATAGTGTTCCAGGCATACCAGCTAGCATTCACATACTCTGCCATCCGAGAATTGGATCCCAATTGGGAGAAGAAGtgcattaaaatatttcaattctGCCACCAGACTATCACAGCACTTGTCAAAGCAGAGTATTATGAGCTGCCCTTGAGGCTTTTCCTTCAGGGTGCACTTGCGATCAATAATATAGATTTCAATGGCTACGAAAATGTTGCatatgaatttttctctcagGCCTTCTCGCTGTACGAAGAGGACATTTCAGAATCCAAAGCTCAGTTAGTGGCTCTAACGCTCATAATTGGTGTTTTTGAACGCCTGAGCTGTTTCAGTGCTGAAAACGCAGAACCAATCTGTACCCAATGTGCATTAGCCGCATCAAAACTTTTAAAGAAACCCGATCAAGCCCGAGCGGTGGCTGTTTCTGCACATCTGTTTTGGTCAGGCAAAACAAACGACGGAAAGGAGATGCTCAATGGACCAAAAGTTGTCGAGTgtctgaaaaaagttgcacgaATTGTGAGCCATTGCATGGACCTTTCAGTTCAAGTCCAGCTCTACACGGAGCTGCTGAActcatacatttatttttacgaGAAAGGTAACGATGCAATCACTGTAGATCTACTAAATGATCTCATTGGGAAAATTCGCTCTGAGCTACCAAACCTAGAGAACAGTGATGAAACAGATCAGATTATAAGTCACTTCAATAACTCATTAGAGCATTTACGAAATCGTGTAGAGTGCCCTGAATCTGAAGGCATCTCATATAAAGgtcttaatttaaattttttcggcCTTAAGTAG